DNA sequence from the Strigops habroptila isolate Jane chromosome 4, bStrHab1.2.pri, whole genome shotgun sequence genome:
CATGAAGAATGCTGTCCCATAGAATAAGGCAACAGCTGTCAAATGGGAGGTGCAGGTCTGGAAGGCTCTGGccctgctgtgtgctgagcaCGTCCTCAACACTGTGCGGAGGATAGAGATGTAGGAGAGCAAAATGACCATGCTTGTACTCACCTTGTTGATGGTCACAAAGGCAAAAATGACCATCTCACTGGTGTGGGTGTCAGAGCACACGAGCTTTAGCACAGGAACTTCATCGCAGAAGAAGTGGTCGATGTGGTTGATACCACAGAAGGAACCTCCAAATGTGTGCCGTGTGTAGATGATGGCACTGAGGAAGGCGAATAGGTAGGATGATGCTaccagctgccagcagacaCGGCTGGAGATGACGGTCATGTAAAGCAGGGGGTGGCAGATAGCAACGTGCCGGTCGTAGGCCATCATGGCCAGCAGGTGACACTCAATACTAGCAAAGAATGTTAAGGTGAAGAACTGCAtcatgcaggcagagaaagaaatggttttctCCTCTGACAACAGGTCTGCCAGCATCCTGGGGGAGACGACTGTGGAATAGCAGACATCAATGAAGGCAAAATGGgtgaggaagaagtacatgggggtgtggaggcTGGGAGACACTCGCACCAAGACGATAATGCCAACGTTCCCCACCAAAGTGACAATGTAAATCaacagaaacaagacaaaaagaggGGTCTGTGCACATGGGCTGTCTGTAATTCCCAGCAAGATGAATTTAGTCTGGGTGTGATTTCCTCCCATGACCTGCTGAAGCAAAACGAATAAAAACATCACACTGATTGAAAATGGAGATTCACTTTTGGACCATATTACAGTCCAATCAAGAAATAATTTAACTGCCACGTTTTGGTGGGATTAATGTATTGCACTAAATTTTCTAACCCAAAATtacatggttatttttttcatttcagtatttgaatAAGAACAGGAAGCATGTTGTAGCAACAAATggcatttttggttttctattGTCGGACACTTAAAATTACGGATTTCATCAGGCACGTGTGTTTTCAGGTTTGAGAAAAGAATCAGATCTTTATTCACTTTCAGTTTGGAGGCTATTTGTGTCAGAAGACACCTCGGAGCAACCTCATAGGAGCGCACATAAACCTGGGGCAAGAGAAAGTCCCAGTCCCAGTGAAATCCCAGCTTACACATGAATGATATACAcattttgctttggcttttaaTTATCATTCCAGTCTTGAAATCACATTTATGAAACTATTTGATATCATTCAGAACAGATAACACTCACGTTGCTAAATTCATGATTTATACCTTTCTGAGTTCCAGCATGCTGAAGCATCCCCAACCGATGGGCATTTAGTTGCTTACTTGAAAGCTGAGTTGTTGTTCAAGCATGCTGGCTCCAAAGTCTGATTTGTTAGTGACTATATTCTGCTGACAATCTCAAAGGTTGCATTTCTTTATAACAAAGTAAGATTCATCCTCATTTAACTCTTGAAGAAATCAGTGCGTCTTGCTTTAGCTGCCTACGTAAAAGAGAAACACCCTGCATAAGCCATTGCTCTATTATAAAGAAAATCCACTTTGATAAGGCTGTTTTCTGACACAGCTTTCCCAAAGAGGACACAAGGacatgaagaagaagaaagcccaCTGCGTAAATGCAGGTGAGGCTCTGCTTTGTCTTGGTGTTACCTCCTGTGCCTTCCCCCTGCCACCGAGTGATGGGAGCCAAGGGTTTATCCCAAACGCAGCAGAGAACATCTACGTGCCGGCATCACCTCTGTTAGGCTCCTGATGTGAAGGGGGGTGAGCTCCTTTCAGGCTCCAAGAGCCGAGCTTGTGGCGCTGGGGCTGTAAATACAGTTCCATGTGTTCTCCTGGGAGGAAGCCTCCAGGGCTGTGCATGCTttaccagaagaaaacaaagagaaggaaaagccaagaGTGTGAAATCAACTCTGAAAGGCATTGTGGTGCTTGGGCATCTGAATGACATGGCGTGGATGAGCCATCCCTGAACACAGctacacagcagcagtgatgacCAGCTCATAGGGTGCTTCTGACATACTTGTGGACCATGCAAAGGTTTTGGTGTGACCTTAGCAACAGAATGAGAATGTGTTTAGAGACATTTCAGATCTTGCAGAGGGTCCCCAACTGGTACATGAAACAGCAGTGACTCcatctgtggagctgctgatgTCCCTCTGTGGATGTTTCAGAGCCCAGTTTTCCAGCCCCAGTGGGGTTATGCATATATAGTGCCTGGATGTGCAACAGTTGAGCTGGTGACTCTGGGCTTCCACTGTCTTCAAGGGTGAGAAATGGGCACTTTGAGGCAATGATTCATTGTCCCAGGATGAAGTGATAGGCCTTTATCCGCCTGAGCAGGCTCAGCTGGGGCTCCATCCCCACCCTCTGCCTATTTGCCCCCCATCTCTATTTAAGCTCAGCCAAGGGAGGTTAactgttgctgcgttgcttcagccaagacttgcagaactaagccaacccctggcttagggctagaagatcacagacaccaatatggaggatgaccaaatagcgttttattaaacaacagcaggtgctttatacctttcggccacacggaagtacctgttctgacccaatcagaagggcaggttaacaaattttaccttttatggtattgtccagcctagccccacaattcccctctccatgctatggggcttgtgagagtacctaggggggggctctctctttccgtacatcgcgatatcttccggccgccataccttaactacctacatatcccccctccctatgcaccaataaggtgattaagataaaacaatcctaaaaatacgtGTCATAAAACTTGTGTGCAAACCTAGCAAACGTGTGCTgtttctacattatttcttataaaaattctaaaaatatacattataagttagatagaaaatataaggCACACCAAACAGGATAACTGGAGAACAACTGAGAGTAGTGGTGTATAACTAGGGATAGCTAAAGGGAGTTTTAAACGaaaacagtcttagagcaatcGCTAAAATGCCATTAATCTAATGCTAACACTCTCTAATTGACtcttaacaaatgaaacgagcttgacagggtcccaaaatcactgctattacaatcattgtgattggtcccattaggtagatatcagggtggtcagccatggtgaatggttgaaccatgacgtaaaccaactttgctgtgcctctcgttccctCCTTCgttttttccagacctttctgCAATTTGGTCATAGTGTCTTTTACTATTCTGGTgtggtctgcatatacacaacactcttCCTCTAGTGCAGtgcacactcccccttgctgtagaagcatcaggtctgatcctcttccttgtcatcttcattcgtcACTGAGACGTACCGGTTGCGAGGGTGtccgacaatccagtcctgcggacaagaactcacaattttcattagttttattctgatcctCCTTTAATTCCGCCTTAATACATCTGCTAGGTACCCATCTCagcaatccctccttttctaccgctgcataccctcttccaattgtacgcagcctccacccggattcccactgtagttcccctggaaatttaactcgcacctggggaaaggtagctacttgttgttttaaatactgtttttctattgGCGAATACTGTTCATGTCCTCTAAtatagtgatttaaagctaacagggctCGATTTAAGATATTATTTTGTTGATCTGTCGGTATTTTTCCCGAATacccttcttcttctccaaggatcttaattttttccttgagcGCACGATGACCGCGCTCCACAATCCCCTGGCCCTGACAGTTGTATGGGATCCCGTGTTTTAATTCAATGTCCCACTTCTTGCACCAATCTTCAACTAATGTGCTTCTAAAACAAGGCccattatctgttttaatcGTTTTTGGGGTTCCCAGCCAGGCCATGATGGTGACCCAGTGTTGTATGACTGTCTTTCCCGTCTGCTTGATGTGTGGTGTGGCCATTATTGCACCGCTATAAGTATCAACTGTAACCGCAAGGTGTTTCCTAGGGGCCATGAGTGAACATTCCGTAAAGTCTGTCTGCCATAACTCTCGTGCTTGCAGCCCTCTAGGATTCACTCCAGCCTCCCATAATGGGGAATGCTGGCAATAGGGACAAGTAGCGACAACTTCCCAAGCTTCTCTAATAGaaatattacattcttttgcCAATGCTTTTGCACCAATATGTAGCTTCCGGTGTAGTTCACTAGCCTGTTGTAACGTCCACaacctttttgcagcagaatctgcttttgtgttaccTTCCACCAGTGGACCAGGGCAATTTTGGTGGCTATTGATGTGAATCACTGTGACTGTACCAGTTCGCTTTCCTAATGCTTCttgtaatgcatttgaaatgtcccCGTTAGCGtatcctcctctcttcattgATTGAACCAATTTGTACACGTACATAGAGTCTGTACAGACATTAATATGCTTTTCAGGAGTTTGTTCAAGCGCTAGACACATAGCTTTTGCCTCTAGCCATTGaacactcttccctgcttctaccCAGAttagtttttcccatttattggcttccttccagaccaccactgctgtgtctgtgacagAGGATGCATCGGTAAAATAtgtcagcccaggctggggattATCGAGCACTCTCaactgcagtgagggctgtaatgcatccatgtatcttttccagagctctacCTTTCCTGTCTCAACCTTCCCATGGTATGTACTTAGAGATAATTGCAGCTCTACTTCGTTCTCCATCAGTTCTGTCACCTGTTTTTTAGTCCAGGGCAGCCAGATGACATCTGGTTCcttgccaaatgtttttctgcttgattttcttaaagattccaTTACCAAAACTGCAACCTTGCTCCACCtcacaaagctgtcatttccctttgaagagtATGCCCACAACAGGGGacacaattccttctttctgtcttgtcctagcattccaaaacagcctcctttggTAAAGGCCCAGGCTAAAATGATGTCCTTGCCTGGTTGTATGCGAATAAGAgcaaatttctctgttctgcgtTGGATTTCTACCAACGCCTTTCGCGCCTCCTCTGTAAGAGTGCGTGGTTCCCAAATTTGGTTACCCTTTAGCAGGTCATAAAAAGGTTCCATTAGGTCATTGGGGATCGGAACAAAAGTTCTCAACCATTGAATGGCCCCCACTAGCTTTTGAACATCGTTAAGTGTcttaatttctggatttatttggatAGGTTGGCAGTGACCTGCTCTCCCCTAATTTCTGTTCCCAAGTATTTGAGTGTACTACCCTTTtgaatcttctcctctgctatgTTTAACCCAAATTGCTGTAAATTGGTCTGCACCTGTTGGAACAAGGAATCCAGGAcggctctgtcctctgcagccatcaggaTATCATCCATGTAATGCAAAACCTTTGTTGAACTCCACTTTTCCCTGATACCCTCCAGCGCCTTAGCCACGTAACGCTGGCACATTGTGGGTGAGTTTTTCATACCTTGTGGCAGGACTGTCCATTGCCAGCGTGTTGCTGGCTCCTCCAAATTGATTGCAGGTAgggtaaaggcaaaccttttCCGGTCTTCCAGGGCAAGagggatgctgaaaaaacaatctcgAATATCAATTATTATGATATACCAATCCTGTGGGATAGCAGAAACAAGCGGCAGACCAGTTTGCAAAGGTCCCATCGCTTCCATCTGCgcattcacagctctcaggTCATGGAGtaatctccatttgtttttgtttttcttttgaattacGAATATCGGGGTGTTCCATGGACTAGTAGAAGGCTCAAGATGACCACTTTGAGCTTCTAccttcacaatttccttggctgcttgtaatttttcttgagtgAGGGGCCACTGTTCCACCCAAACCGGATCATTCGTCAGCCAAGTAATTCTATCTTGTTGTGGGTCAGGTTGAGCAGTGGCCCCCCCTAAAAATCCTTCATAGTAATTCCCATTTGACGGAGTGCATCTCGGCCTAACAGGGCTTGTTCTATCCTAGCAATAACAGGAGTCACTGTGGCAACCaactgttttccctgctcttcatcATCTATTATAAACATCATTGGCTGCGAGCTTACAAGAATGTTAGTATCCCCTCCCGCCCCGGTGACCTATCAAAAGTGGACTGTCGGAGGGGATGGGTGGGATCTGTCGTTGCAGCTTGTATGCGGCCTTGCAGTTCGAGATACCATGCctccttcaaaagaaggaatagcAGGCCAGTTAGTACcgcccttgccagctgcctagcgTCGGCAGGGGCTAGTGGCTGGACGTGGGCGGAGTCGAGCAGCATAGGTGTGGTTTCGCTcgacaaaccttcctcttttattgccttgtgaagGGCCTGAACCAACTTAGCGTCTAGGGGCGTCCACATAGCTCCTCCTTgtggcccaacctgaacagggaacgcCTGTGGAGGCGCGGCCGCAGGTACAGCTTCTAGGGTTACGCCACTTAGCACACAGTCTTTCgcaatcaagttccaatttggctgCGCCACAGGGGGCGGGGTTTCGCCCAGCCGCTCCAAGGCGCGTCCCCGCATCCCCGCCTGCGCCTCCAGCACATCCATCGCCCTGCCAAGTTCCTCCACAAGGTCCCCCGGTGTCCCACGCCCCTCCTCCCCGGCACCCGAGCCCCGAGGGGGTCCAGCGCCACTCGCCGCagcctcctcattttctgactcagaatcAGAACGCAATTCACATCCACCTCCCCGCCATTCCCGCCATGCCGTTTGTTCCTTCGGGGTACTGCGTTCCTTCTGTGCCCCAAAGGACCCTGCGTCACCGCCACCCACACGTTTCAATCCCAGGTCTAATAATTCCTCGTCGTCTAGATGCCTCAGTATCATGCCTGGGAGCGCATCTAGGGGGtccacattctgattttttgattcACCCGGCCCAGACTCGCCGCCCCTGATTGcagcgtcccctttaagacattGCTTGTTAGGAAGGGCTGCAGACTTGCTGCCCTTGACTGCAGCATCCCCCTTAAGACATTCCTCGTTATAATGAGCTACAGTATCTTTTAACTCCCCCCACGGATATGCCGGTGGTGCGGGGGGCTCCTTTCGCGCAGCCCCTCCTTGCGCACCGGTTGCAGAGGGCTCCTCTTCAGactcagtaacaagaaatgcctgcggctcaggcagctgctctaTAGATTTATCCTCCACCTCGtcctccccaccatcaccaggCTCGCCAGTCTGCACTGCCGCTGTTGTAGTGGGAGGTGCAGTTTCAAGCGCGGCTCCCTGTAAGTATAACTGCGCCGCCCCCCATGCCTCCCGATCTTGCCGAGCCAGTTGTAATAAAGCCAACAACTTTCCCAAAGTGATGAGGGCGTCTGGCTTTCCCGCCAGTGCCTGCTCAATCAGTGTCTGTTTAAGTTGTGGCCaatttttggaattaaatatctgagcagggtgaccaagcaccccactgtgaatcaaagattccaggcacgccttaatgctgccagatttgatacaaatcttgaaatcctttgccaacgttttcagtaccttaacCGTCACATCCATGCTCgcgagctacacctctgccctccgaacGAATCACGTCGGGctcaccacttgttgctgcgttgcttcagccaagacttgcagaactaagccaacccctggcttagggctagaagatcacagacaccaatatggaggatgaccaaatagcgttttattaaacaacagcaggtgctttatacctttcggccacacggaagtacctgttctgacccaatcagaagggcaggttaacaaattttaccttttatggtattgtccagcctagccccacaattcccctctccatgctatggggcttgtgagagtacctaggggggggctctctctttccgtacatcgcgatatcttccggccgccataccttaactacctacagtTAACTTTTTTAGAGTTCTGGTTTCCGCTTTAGTAGGAGGTGTGCACATCTATGGAATCCCTGGATGGTGACGTAGCCTTAATCATGGATCTCCTTAGCTGTTGCTGAACCTGATCCGTACCAGGGGGTTGATTTCATCTGGATTGATTTGTTTTGGCCTTCAACTTGCCTCCTTATCACCAACTTGCTTGATGCTCTGGAGGTTTGGCAGATCTTGGCCCTTGTCTCTGTTCCTGCCCTCCTGCTCTTGCTCAGGTACTGTGGGATGGTCCCTGCAGAACAACGTGTCCCTTTTGGCTTTGTTGAAAGAGATGAGTGAAGCAAACTCCTGTGGCACACCCCAGGCTTCTGCAGAGTAGGACCCATCATCCTCTGCACCCAGCAGTGCTCACTGCTCTGACTGTCCCTCTCCGTCTGGACTATGTCCCTGCATGGGCAAAATAGCAGATAGTGTTCTTAGTGAGGAAAATATAGTAATGAATTTAACGTTATATACAAGTGTTATTGTCTGGTCCATAGTGCCTTCTCCTTTACCAAGTATAATATTTGACTTTTATCGAGAGGAAATCTGGTATTTATTTGGTGTGGGAAGTTTGTGTCTACAGCCAGGagtttctgcattttctgcaaagaTTGAAGCAGAATCATGCAATGATGTTCTcagtataaaatatatttccaaaacCTCAAGCCTGTTGCTTGTTTTGCTGGAATTCATAATTCTGCCTCCCCTGCACGTTAGACTGAAATTGTTCTTGCACATTCACAAAGTTGAATCCACCACAAACAAGGCTATGGTAATCCAGACCTCTCATGGGAACGTAGCAACAACTCCGGTAAACCTCTGAACATTTCAGTTGTCTCTGCTTTGGAAACTCTATTAAACCCAAGAGGAAATAAGGACATGAGAGTGGGGTAATTCATCAAGCAGCAATGAGCCGTATACATCACTTTTGTCATCTAGGCTTTCTTTCTCACAAAAgcttggaccagatgatcttttgaGGTCCTGCTAGCGCtttctgtgagtctatgattctatatgtacAGTCTAAGCAGAAATATTCAACAAactagaaggaagaaaagaaggtgtATTGAAGTTTTTCAAGGAAGCTCTCTGGTATAAAGGTCTCTGTCCTGCCAAGCTCTTCAGCATTTAATTACATTGATTCTCACTCCTTCACTGAGCACAAGTTGAAGCCACTTTTCCCGCAGACACAAGGGAATGTCCTTCCTCTctcactgctgttttccagagcaCGCCAAAGAGGGTGTTCAACATCCATATACTTTCCAAATATGAGTTAATTCCCACTCACAACAGGTAAAGAAAGACTTTCCCACACCCGTGTGTTTTGTGGCTTCTTTCAGACCCAGAGAGCTCTCAGTTAACATCGATTCTGTGCTCAGGATTGTCTTTCACCTTTGGAAACGAGCCACAGGCTTAACTTTTACATGAAATAGACTATttggttttcctgctgtgctttAGAATGAGCTGGGCATGGACATAGAATGTGGGTACTTATCTCCAGGTGGAATTCCATGTGTCGCACCATTTAAGTAAACCGCACTTCAGATGAATGTAAAACACCACTTAAAAGGAATGGGAGGAGCCCTGCATGTGCCCAAACGGTCCTTAACACTGGGTGTTCTATGCACAGTTCATCATCCTGTATTATGAATTATATTGTCTACACTTACTTGCTGTAAGTGAAATCTATTCTgaagctgcagcctggggagggatTCCCCTTGGTAGTCAAAGGCGCAGCTTGAGAGCTTGATTCCCACCAGCTTCTTCTCTTTGAAAGGCACAAACAAATGCAAGGAATGttttgaaacctttttcttgctctgtttcagcAAGCAAATGTAAAACTACACTTAGTCTTCCCTCCCACccagcagctttaaaaaagaacGTGCAGGTAACGGGGAGGAATTTTATTGGAGCTGAGGGACAAGGTCAAGaatcttgcaagaaaaatacatctccATCAGTGACAGAAGTTATAAATCAATAAAGCTGATCACAGTCACCAGCCTGTAGGAAGAAATTACCCTGAGTTACCCCGGGACTATTGTCCTCACAGGAAACACCAAAGTCAAATGAAGTTTGCAATTCCTGCTCCTCTTGGTTTCCTTCCAAGACAGGTGTGATGGCAGGGTCTATTTCTCGTTAAATACTGTCATTGATTTTTGTGCAGGAACCGTGGAAGAACCTACATCAAATCAGGAGGATTAGGGGAAAATCCCATGGTTTTAGTGCCCCAATGGCTTTCTCTCTTGACATGAATTGTTCACGTTCTGGATGATACAACTCTTTTATGCTGCCATCTGTTGAACATCCTCCTCCCGTGCTTCACCAAAGCCCCCTTCACCTCCTTGTTCCTCAGGGTGTAGATGAATGGGTTGAGCATGGGGGTGACCACGGAGTAGAAAATGGAGGCCACCTTATCCAGGCTCCTGTGGCTAGATGGAGGTTGTAGGTACATGAAGAACGTTGTCCCATAGAATAAGGCAACAGCTGTCAAATGGGAGGCGCAGGTCTGGAAggctctggccctgctctgtgctgagcacatCCTCAGCACTGCGTGGAGGATAGAGATGTAGGAGAGCAAAAGGACCACGCTTGTGCCCACCACATTGATGGTGACAAAGGCAAAGATGATCATCTCACTGGTGTGGGTGTCAGAGCACACGAGCTTTAGCACAGGGACGATGTCACAGAAGAAGTGGTCAATGAGATTGGGACCACAGAAGGAACCTCCAAATGCGCACCATGTGCAGATGATTGCACTGAAGAAGGCGAATAGGTAGGATGATGCTACCAGCTGCCAGCAGACGCGGCTGGAGATGATGGTCACGTAAAGCAGGGGGTGGCAGATAGCAACATGCCGGTCATAGGCCATCATGGCCAGCAGGTGACACTCCACAATAGCAAAGTGTGTAAAGCTTTGCAACTGCAtcatgcaggcagagaaagaaatggttttctCCTCTGATAACAGGTCTGCCAGCATCCTGGGGGAGATGACTGCGGAATAGCAGATGTCAATGAAGGCAAAATGTgtgaggaagaagtacatgggggtgtggaggcTGGGAGACACCCGCACCAAGACGATAATGCCAACATTCCCCACCAAAGTGACAATGTAAATAGATAGAAACAGGACAAAAAGAGGGGTCTGTGCACATGGGCTGTCTGTAATTCCCAGTAGGATGAATTTAGTCTGGGTGTGATTTCCTCCCATGACCAGGTGTTACCTTCTgaggcaaaaggaagaaacatcaCTGTGAGTACAAAACAGAGATTCACCCTTAAACCATATTTTACTCCAATTATTGACCAGTAAACCTGCCACATTTTAGTATATTCTACTatattttctaagcaaaattgtatatgttttctctttttcatttctggttCTTAGAAAGGAACAGAGAGTGCACTGAAGCAGCACAAATGACTTATCTGGTTTTCTATGATGGAATACTTAAAACTATGCAATTATTCAAGCACGTGTGTTTTcagattaaagaaaagaattagaTCTTTATTCACTTTCAGTTTGGAGGCTGTTTGTGTCAGAAAACACCTCAGAGCAACCTCACAGGAATGCACGTAAACCTGGAGCAAGAGAAAGTCCCAGTCGCAGTGAAATCCCAGCTTACACATGAATGATCTACACACGTTTTCGTTTGGCTTTTAGTTATTATTCCAATCATCATATCACATTTATGAAACTATTTGAGAGGATTCAGAACGGATAAATTTCACATTGGTAAATTCATGATTTATACTTTTCTGAGCTCCAGCATGCTGAAGTATGCTAAGCCCATGGGCAGTAAGATGCTTACTTGAAAACGGAGGTCATGTTAAACGTGCTGATTCCAAAGGCTGATTTGTTAGTGACTATATTCTGCTGACAATCTCAAATGTTGCATTTCTCTGTAACAAAGTAAGATTCATCCTCTTTTAACTCTTGAAGAAATCAGTGCATCTTGCTTTAGCTGCCTATGTAAAAGAGAAACACCCTGCATAAGCCATTGCTCCCTCTTAGTATAAAGAAAACTCACTTTGATAAGGCTGTTTTCTGACACAGCTTTCCCAAAGAGGAAGCGAGGAcgtaaagaagaagaaagcccaCTGCCTAAATGCAGGTGAGGCTCTGCTTTGCCTTGGTGTTACCTCCTGTGCCCTCCCTCTGCCACCGAGTGGTGGGAGCCAAGGGTTTATCCCCAATGCAATGGAGAACATCTACACTCCGGCATCACCTCTGTTAAGCTCCTGATGTGAAGAGGGGTGATCTGCTTTCAGGCTCCAAGAGCTGAGcttgtggtgctggggctgtaaATACAGTTCCATGTGCTCTCCTGGGAGGAAGCCTCCAGGGCTGCTCATGCTttaccagaggaaaacaaagagaaggaaaagccaaggGTGTGAAATCAACTCTGAAAGGCATTGTGGTGCTTGGGCATCTGAATGACGTGGCATGGATGAGCCACCCCTGAACACAGCtacacagcagcagtgacaaCCAGCTCATAGGGTGCTTCTGACATACGTGTGGACCATGCAACGGTTTTGGTGTGACCTTGGCAACAGAATGAGAATGTGTTTAGAGACCTTTCAGATCTTGCAGAGGGTCCCCAAATGGGACATGAAGCACAAGTGACTCcatctgtggagctgctgaagtCCCTCTGTGAACACTTGAGAGCCCAGTTTTCCAGCCCCAGTGGGGTTATGCACATGTAGTGCTTGGATGTGCAACAGGTGAGCTGGTGACTCTAGGCTTCCACTGTCTTCAAGGGTGAGAAATGGGCATATTGAGGCAGTCATGAATTGTTCAGGGTGAAGTAATAGGCCTTTATCTCTCTGAGCAGGCTCAGCTGGGACTCCATCCCCACCTATTTGCccaccatttctttttaacctcAGCCCAGGACATTGCTACTTTTTTGAGTTTTGCAGGAAGAGTTCTGGTTTCCAGTTTAGCAGGAGGTGTGCACAACTCTAGAATCCTTAGATGGAGACCTGTGCTTGCTCATGCATCTGTCTAGCAATTGCTGGACCTGATGCTGACCAGGGCTTTGCTTTGTCTTGTCTTGGCCTTGGACTTCTTCACCATCACCAACCTTTCTGATGCTCTGGAGTCTTGGCAGACCTTGGCCCAGATCTCTTTTCCTGCCCTGTGTCTTTTGCTCAGTTACTGTGGGATGATTCCCTGTACACCATGGAGTCCTCCTTGGCTCTGTTTAGAGAGATTATGGAGACAAACTCCTGTGGCACCCCCAGGCTCCTGCAGAGTGCCTCTGCACGCAACAGCCCAGCCAATGCTCACTGCTATGACAGGCCCTCTCCATCCAGACCATCTCCCTGCATGGGTAA
Encoded proteins:
- the LOC115607654 gene encoding olfactory receptor 1038-like — encoded protein: MGGNHTQTKFILLGITDSPCAQTPLFVLFLLIYIVTLVGNVGIIVLVRVSPSLHTPMYFFLTHFAFIDVCYSTVVSPRMLADLLSEEKTISFSACMMQFFTLTFFASIECHLLAMMAYDRHVAICHPLLYMTVISSRVCWQLVASSYLFAFLSAIIYTRHTFGGSFCGINHIDHFFCDEVPVLKLVCSDTHTSEMVIFAFVTINKVSTSMVILLSYISILRTVLRTCSAHSRARAFQTCTSHLTAVALFYGTAFFMYLQPPSSHRSLDKLASIFYAVVTPMLNPFIYSLRNKEVKGALVKCGRRLFNHWQHKRVQVSSTCTGNVKRECIWGHKPMGFSPSPHDFM
- the LOC115606962 gene encoding uncharacterized protein LOC115606962; protein product: MDVTVKVLKTLAKDFKICIKSGSIKACLESLIHSGVLGHPAQIFNSKNWPQLKQTLIEQALAGKPDALITLGKLLALLQLARQDREAWGAAQLYLQGAALETAPPTTTAAVQTGEPGDGGEDEVEDKSIEQLPEPQAFLVTESEEEPSATGAQGGAARKEPPAPPAYPWGELKDTVAHYNEECLKGDAAVKGSKSAALPNKQCLKGDAAIRGGESGPGESKNQNVDPLDALPGMILRHLDDEELLDLGLKRVGGGDAGSFGAQKERSTPKEQTAWREWRGGGCELRSDSESENEEAAASGAGPPRGSGAGEEGRGTPGDLVEELGRAMDVLEAQAGMRGRALERLGETPPPVAQPNWNLIAKDCVLSGVTLEAVPAAAPPQAFPVQVGPQGGAMWTPLDAKLVQALHKAIKEEGLSSETTPMLLDSAHVQPLAPADARQLARAVLTGLLFLLLKEAWYLELQGRIQAATTDPTHPLRQSTFDRSPGREGILTFL
- the LOC115607656 gene encoding olfactory receptor 1038, with the protein product MGGNHTQTKFILLGITDSPCAQTPLFVLFLSIYIVTLVGNVGIIVLVRVSPSLHTPMYFFLTHFAFIDICYSAVISPRMLADLLSEEKTISFSACMMQLQSFTHFAIVECHLLAMMAYDRHVAICHPLLYVTIISSRVCWQLVASSYLFAFFSAIICTWCAFGGSFCGPNLIDHFFCDIVPVLKLVCSDTHTSEMIIFAFVTINVVGTSVVLLLSYISILHAVLRMCSAQSRARAFQTCASHLTAVALFYGTTFFMYLQPPSSHRSLDKVASIFYSVVTPMLNPFIYTLRNKEVKGALVKHGRRMFNRWQHKRVVSSRT